A single window of Ammospiza caudacuta isolate bAmmCau1 chromosome Z, bAmmCau1.pri, whole genome shotgun sequence DNA harbors:
- the LOC131570984 gene encoding IgGFc-binding protein-like isoform X1 → MDRSLGKADVLRWFWNFMFWALFHAPSITSEMLPPHLGDEFLVAFLQNGDQRTIRSDFRLLLLTGPSPSTTATISMKRPGLRMTVQAAANQPVLVKIPPQAEMVGSQIFENAVVVKTTAAVTAVMVNDKPTAADSAVVIPVHRWGTEYHVVTPNPGPTRNAQFVVAAWDQPTTVNIHLNADITFRGRLHRRGSTLTIPLEPFQAAQIQSAADLSGTRVVAQRPVAVFTGHTCVGRLSRCDHVVEQLHPITQWGKSFLVPPVPFQGQSNLIYITAAQPTRVTGHGEVTKTTREIQPNHSLLFGTQSPQGLFLTSEDGVQVFLLGSGENSGAVTFEPFFVSIPDSYSYCNSYSVVALEGYDNRILLVAKRAEASGILLNKRPLGSVAWQQIPGTEYSWVGINLGSGFGIHRVEHETAAFGVWNVGMGQGKRYGAEGACDSDPCRQVQCRDKESCHLDKGTPSCRHDYLGTCTGSPSLQYHTFDGASVSPRGGCRYTLARYCGADPTLEPFTVEEQRSKDQSKKPLANVFVYAYNVSICAGEDKLVQVNNKPTNLPAILEEGKVQIFQNEGRTILQTDFGLQVTYDEDQVIMVAVPSSYFGASCGLCGNFNEDTDDEAMVPNGIPGEGGEDWAESWTDPSCQEDCGDQETAQGMEGCGIKATTNPSTTISACFHNNRSYKIHEEFWEDGSCQKRCRCEGPGTVTCKPGACRSNEKCVMVNGIARCTPNKHYTCIGTGDPHYTTFDGVRFDFQGSCIYQFAALCTPKPTLVPFNVTVENNHRGSRTVSFTKTVNLEVYGTIISMSQEHPRKVKVDGAFVSLPFTHPHFSVFYRGVHGFVTTDFGVTVTFDWYSYARVILPTTYSGAVCGLCGNANGDPDDDFVTPAGHRASHETQLGDSWKVGDVPGCSAGCGAECPVCDAVKVQPYRGDRYCGVIARAGGPFRECHRVINPEPFLQDCAFDACHYKGHRDTVCQGVSAYVTACQSHGVVVETWRTAEFCALSCPPHSHYELCGSPCQPTCQTPSVPTSCPASPCSEGCFCNTGYVLSGSDCVPRSECGCEYLGHYYQKDTEFYPSCRERCRCGANGTVTCQEAFCGAHEECRVEDGVLGCHPTGYGRLVVSGDPHYVTFDGRTFNIPGSCTYILARVCEPARRLVNFTVLVEHEAGSHADPVLIRRVVVSIHGYTVTMERGRKWEVMVDLERYTLPLVTEDKNLRIGQEGNNIILHTAAGIRILYNTATFLLITVPDIYRGRLCGLGGDYDGDPSDDFRLPNGALVENTQEFVTSWKVPEKDRACSDGCDDGVCSRCDVAKEAMYGRNGSCGIIRDAAGPFRGCHPCVSPVEYFTHCVHDVCAASGDRAALCHALQAYAAACQAAGATVGAWRTKEFCPLSCPPNSHYELCTRTCDLTCAALVGPARCSWGCFEGCQCDEGFVFDGDTCVSPERCGCLHRGRYLKAGETVTFNNCSKECHCHPSRGLVCRDTQCPQDQVCITRDGAQVCARMEGHCRVTPGATMTTFDGATGPLLASGTYKVSALCDEEVPDWFKVVVEVSDCHDTNVPAATAAIVFVREGVVSVNGNMEVWVNGLFTRPPTTISDSIFVASSPENVTISHRSGMSLTITRDGEATITVTSGLASRLCGPCGNFNGNPRDDLKLPDGRDAQSVGEVVDMWKSRDFAGCHISHQTRQEVDAPIYPI, encoded by the exons ATGGATCGCAGcctgggaaaagcagatgtGCTGAGATGGTTTTGGAATTTTATGTTCTGGG CTCTCTTCCACGCCCCCAGCATCACCTCTGAGATGTTACCACCTCACCTGGGTGATGAATTCCTGGTGGCCTTCCTGCAGAATGGTGACCAGCGCACCATTCGCAGCGACttccgcctcctcctcctcactggccCTTCCCCATCCACCACTGCCACCATATCCATGAAGAGACCTGGATTACGGATGACAGTGCAAGCAGCTGCCAACCAACCAGTCCTGGTGAAGATCCCACCCCAAGCCGAGATGGTGGGAAGCCAAATTTTTGAAAACGCTGTGGTGGTGAAGACCACTGCTGCCGTCACCGCAGTGATGGTCAACGACAAACCCACTGCAGCTGACTCCGCTGTCGTTATCCCGGTCCACAGGTGGGGTACGGAATACCACGTGGTCACCCCCAACCCTGGCCCCACCCGCAATGCCCAGTTTGTGGTGGCTGCTTGGGATCAACCCACCACAGTCAACATCCACCTCAACGCTGACATCACCTTCCGTGGACGGCTGCATCGACGTGGCTCCACCCTCACCATCCCACTGGAGCCGTTCCAAGCAGCACAGATCCAAAGTGCAGCCGATCTTTCCGGAACACGGGTGGTGGCACAGAGACCGGTGGCTGTCTTCACTGGTCACACCTGTGTGGGCAGGTTGAGCCGCTGCGATCACGTGGTGGAACAGCTCCACCCTATCACGCAGTGGGGAAAATCCTTCCTTGTGCCACCAGTGCCCTTCCAGGGACAATCCAACCTCATCTACATCACTGCTGCCCAACCAACACGTGTCACAGGTCATGGTGAAGTCACCAAAACCACGCGAGAGATACAACCCAACCACTCTCTGCTCTTTGGCACCCAATCCCCGCAGGGCTTGTTCCTCACTTCTGAAGATGGTGTCCAGGTTTTTCTGTTGGGCAGTGGTGAGAACAGCGGTGCAGTAACCTTTGAGCCCTTTTTTGTCAGCATCCCAGACTCCTACAGTTACTGCAACTCCTACAGCGTTGTTGCACTGGAGGGATATGACAACCGCATCCTCCTAGTGGCCAAGAGAGCagaagcttctggaatactGCTGAACAAGAGGCCATTAGGGAGTGTGGCATGGCAGCAGATCCCTGGGACAGAATATTCATGGGTTGGGATAAATTTGGGAAGCGGATTTGGAATCCATCGTGTGGAGCATGAGACAGCGGCCTTTGGGGTGTGGAACgttgggatgggacaggggaagCGCTatggagcagagggagcttgcGACAGTG ACCCCTGCCGGCAGGTGCAGTGCCGGGATAAGGAGAGCTGTCACCTGGACAAGGGCACGCCTTCCTGCCGCCACGACTACCTGGGCACCTGCACaggctccccatccctgcagtaCCACACCTTTGATGGGGCCTCCGTGTCCCCCcgtggtggctgcaggtacaCCCTGGCCAGGTACTGCGGGGCTGACCCCACCCTGGAACCCTTCACTGTGGAGGAGCAGCGGAGCAAGGATCAATCCAAGAAGCCGTTGGCCAATGTCTTTGTCTATGCCTACAATGTCTCCATCTGTGCTGGTGAGGACAAGCTGGTCCAG GTTAACAACAAACCCACCAATCTTCCAGCCATCCTGGAAGAGGGAAAAGTCCAGATTTTCCAAAATGAAGGTCGTACCATCCTCCAGACAGATTTTGGGCTGCAGGTGACCTATGATGAGGACCAGGTTATCAtggtggcagtgcccagcagctaTTTTGGGGCCAGCTGTGGCCTCTGTGGCAACTTCAATGAGGATACAGATGATGAAGCCATGGTTCCCAATGGTATTCCTGGTGAAGGTGGTGAGGACTGGGCAGAAAGCTGGACAGATCCTTCATGCCAGGAAGATTGTGGAGACCAGGAGACTGCACAGGGCATGGAGGGGTGTG GCATCAAGGCAACCACCAACCCCAGCACCACCATCTCTGCTTGTTTCCACAACAATCGCTCCTACAAGATCCACGAGGAATTCTGGGAAGATGGGAGCTGTCAGAAGCGGTGCCGGTGTGAGGGTCCAGGGACAGTAACTTGCAAGCCAGGGGCATGCAGATCCAACGAGAAATGTGTCATGGTTAATGGCATCGCGAGGTGTACACCCAACAAGCACTACACCTGCATCGGGACGGGTGACCCGCACTACACCACCTTTGACGGGGTGAGGTTTGACTTCCAGGGCTCCTGCATCTACCAgtttgctgctctctgcacccCCAAACCGACTCTGGTCCCCTTCAATGTCACCGTGGAAAACAACCACCGTGGCAGCCGCACTGTGTCCTTCACCAAGACTGTCAACCTGGAGGTCTATGGCACCATCATCAGCATGAGCCAGGAGCACCCACGCAAGGTCAAG GTGGATGGTGCCTTTGTGTCTCTTCCCTTCACCCACCCCCACTTTTCCGTGTTCTACCGTGGCGTCCATGGCTTTGTCACCACTGACTtcggtgtcactgtcacctttGACTGGTACAGCTACGCCCGTGTCATACTCCCCACCACTTACTCTGGTGCTGTCTGTGGCCTCTGTGGCAATGCCAATGGTGACCCCGATGACGACTTTGTCACCCCCGCGGGCCACCGCGCCTCCCATGAGACCCAGCTGGGTGACAGCTGGAAAGTGGGGGACGTCCCCGGGTGCTCAGCTGGTTGTGGCGCAGAGTGCCCGGTGTGTGATGCGGTGAAGGTGCAGCCATACCGCGGGGACAGGTACTGTGGGGTGATTGCCCGAGCAGGGGGACCCTTCCGGGAGTGTCACCGTGTCATCAACCCAGAGCCGTTCCTGCAGGACTGCGCTTTCGATGCCTGTCACTACAAGGGACACCGTGACACTGTTTGTCAAGGTGTCTCTGCCTATGTCACTGCATGCCAGAGTCATGGGGTGGTTGTGGAGACATGGAGGACGGCGGAGTTCTGCG ctcTTTCATGCCCCCCTCACTCCCACTATGAGCTCTGTGGgagcccctgccagcccacCTGCCAAACCCCCTCCGTCCCCACCTCCTGTCCTGCATCTCCTTGCTCTGAGGGCTGTTTCTGCAACACCGGTTATGTCCTCAGCGGCTCTGACTGTGTCCCCCGTTCTGAGTGTGGCTGTGAGTACCTTGGTCACTACTACCAAAAGGATACAGAATTCTACCCCTCATGCCGGGAGCGCTGCCGCTGTGGTGCCAATGGCACAGTGACCTGCCAGGAGGCGTTCTGTGGTGCCCACGAGGAATGCCGGGTGGAAGATGGTGTGCTGGGATGTCACCCCACTGGTTATGGCCGGTTGGTTGTGTCAGGAGATCCCCACTATGTCACCTTTGATGGACGCACCTTCAATATCCCGGGATCCTGCACCTACATTCTGGCGCGGGTGTGCGAGCCAGCACGACGATTGGTCAACTTCACAGTGTTGGTGGAGCATGAGGCAGGCAGTCACGCTGACCCAGTGCTGATAAGGAGGGTGGTGGTATCCATCCACGGGTACACCGTCACCATGGAGCGGGGACGGAAGTGGGAGGTGATG GTGGACTTGGAGCGCTACACCCTCCCGCTGGTGACAGAGGACAAGAACCTCCGAATTGGCCAAGAGGGGAATAACATCATCCTTCACACTGCTGCAGGAATCCGCATCCTCTACAACACAGCCACCTTCCTCCTCATCACTGTCCCGGACATCTACCGTGGCCGACTCTGCGGCTTGGGCGGCGACTATGACGGAGATCCCAGTGATGACTTCCGGCTGCCCAATGGGGCACTAGTGGAAAACACCCAGGAATTTGTCACCTCCTGGAAGGTTCCAGAGAAGGACCGAGCGTGCAGTGATGGCTGCGATGACGGTGTGTGCAGCAGGTGTGATGTCGCCAAGGAGGCGATGTACGGCAGGAACGGATCCTGTGGGATCATCCGTGACGCAGCAGGGCCATTCCGGGGGTGCCACCCATGCGTTAGCCCCGTGGAGTATTTCACCCACTGCGTCCATGACGTCTGCGCCGCCAGCGGGGACCGCGCTGCCTTGTGCCACGCGCTGCAGGCGTACGCCGCTGCTTGCCAAGCTGCTGGCGCTACGGTCGGAGCGTGGAGGACAAAGGAGTTCTGCC ccctgtcctgcccccCAAACAGCCACTATGAGCTCTGCACCCGCACCTGTGATCTCAcctgtgctgccctggtggGCCCCGCCCGCTGCAGCTGGGGGTGCTTTGAGGGGTGTCAGTGTGACGAGGGGTTCGTCTTCGATGGGGACACCTGCGTGTCACCCGAGCGCTGTGGCTGCCTCCACAGGGGACGCTACCTCAAG GCAGGTGAGACTGTCACCTTCAACAACTGCTCCAAGGAATGCCATTGTCACCCATCACGGGGACTGGTGTGCCGGGAcacacagtgtccccaggaCCAGGTGTGCATCACCCGTGACGGGGCACAGGTGTGTGCCAGGATGGAAGGCCACTGCCGGGTCACACCTGGAGCCACCATGACCACCTTCGATGGTGCCACTGGGCCCTTGCTGGCCAGTGGCACCTACAAGGTGTCAGCCCTCTGCGATGAGGAGGTCCCAGATTGGTTCAAGGTGGTGGTGGAGGTCAGCGACTGTCATGACACCAACGTCCCCGCAGCCACGGCTGCCATCGTCTTTGTCCGCGAGGGCGTTGTCAGCGTCAATGGCAACATGGAGGTGTGG GTCAATGGCCTCTTCACCCGGCCTCCCACCACCATCTCTGACTCCATCTTTGTAGCATCATCCCCTGAGAATGTCACCATCAGCCACCGCTCTGGGATGTCCCTCACCATCACCCGGGATGGGGAGGCAACCATCACTGTCACCTCAGGCCTGGCCTCCCGTCTCTGTGGCCCCTGTGGGAATTTCAATGGAAACCCCAGAGATGACCTGAAGCTTCCAGACGGACGTGATGCCCAGAGTGTTGGAGAAGTGGTGGACATGTGGAAATCCCGGGATTTTGCTGGGTG cCACATCTCCCACCAGACCCGTCAGGAAGTTGATGCTCCTATCTATCCCATTTGA
- the LOC131570984 gene encoding IgGFc-binding protein-like isoform X2, whose translation MDRSLGKADVLRWFWNFMFWALFHAPSITSEMLPPHLGDEFLVAFLQNGDQRTIRSDFRLLLLTGPSPSTTATISMKRPGLRMTVQAAANQPVLVKIPPQAEMVGSQIFENAVVVKTTAAVTAVMVNDKPTAADSAVVIPVHRWGTEYHVVTPNPGPTRNAQFVVAAWDQPTTVNIHLNADITFRGRLHRRGSTLTIPLEPFQAAQIQSAADLSGTRVVAQRPVAVFTGHTCVGRLSRCDHVVEQLHPITQWGKSFLVPPVPFQGQSNLIYITAAQPTRVTGHGEVTKTTREIQPNHSLLFGTQSPQGLFLTSEDGVQVFLLGSGENSGAVTFEPFFVSIPDSYSYCNSYSVVALEGYDNRILLVAKRAEASGILLNKRPLGSVAWQQIPGTEYSWVGINLGSGFGIHRVEHETAAFGVWNVGMGQGKRYGAEGACDSDPCRQVQCRDKESCHLDKGTPSCRHDYLGTCTGSPSLQYHTFDGASVSPRGGCRYTLARYCGADPTLEPFTVEEQRSKDQSKKPLANVFVYAYNVSICAGEDKLVQVNNKPTNLPAILEEGKVQIFQNEGRTILQTDFGLQVTYDEDQVIMVAVPSSYFGASCGLCGNFNEDTDDEAMVPNGIPGEGGEDWAESWTDPSCQEDCGDQETAQGMEGCGIKATTNPSTTISACFHNNRSYKIHEEFWEDGSCQKRCRCEGPGTVTCKPGACRSNEKCVMVNGIARCTPNKHYTCIGTGDPHYTTFDGVRFDFQGSCIYQFAALCTPKPTLVPFNVTVENNHRGSRTVSFTKTVNLEVYGTIISMSQEHPRKVKVDGAFVSLPFTHPHFSVFYRGVHGFVTTDFGVTVTFDWYSYARVILPTTYSGAVCGLCGNANGDPDDDFVTPAGHRASHETQLGDSWKVGDVPGCSAGCGAECPVCDAVKVQPYRGDRYCGVIARAGGPFRECHRVINPEPFLQDCAFDACHYKGHRDTVCQGVSAYVTACQSHGVVVETWRTAEFCALSCPPHSHYELCGSPCQPTCQTPSVPTSCPASPCSEGCFCNTGYVLSGSDCVPRSECGCEYLGHYYQKDTEFYPSCRERCRCGANGTVTCQEAFCGAHEECRVEDGVLGCHPTGYGRLVVSGDPHYVTFDGRTFNIPGSCTYILARVCEPARRLVNFTVLVEHEAGSHADPVLIRRVVVSIHGYTVTMERGRKWEVMVDLERYTLPLVTEDKNLRIGQEGNNIILHTAAGIRILYNTATFLLITVPDIYRGRLCGLGGDYDGDPSDDFRLPNGALVENTQEFVTSWKVPEKDRACSDGCDDGVCSRCDVAKEAMYGRNGSCGIIRDAAGPFRGCHPCVSPVEYFTHCVHDVCAASGDRAALCHALQAYAAACQAAGATVGAWRTKEFCPLSCPPNSHYELCTRTCDLTCAALVGPARCSWGCFEGCQCDEGFVFDGDTCVSPERCGCLHRGRYLKAGETVTFNNCSKECHCHPSRGLVCRDTQCPQDQVCITRDGAQVCARMEGHCRVTPGATMTTFDGATGPLLASGTYKVSALCDEEVPDWFKVVVEVSDCHDTNVPAATAAIVFVREGVVSVNGNMEVWVNGLFTRPPTTISDSIFVASSPENVTISHRSGMSLTITRDGEATITVTSGLASRLCGPCGNFNGNPRDDLKLPDGRDAQSVGEVVDMWKSRDFAGCD comes from the exons ATGGATCGCAGcctgggaaaagcagatgtGCTGAGATGGTTTTGGAATTTTATGTTCTGGG CTCTCTTCCACGCCCCCAGCATCACCTCTGAGATGTTACCACCTCACCTGGGTGATGAATTCCTGGTGGCCTTCCTGCAGAATGGTGACCAGCGCACCATTCGCAGCGACttccgcctcctcctcctcactggccCTTCCCCATCCACCACTGCCACCATATCCATGAAGAGACCTGGATTACGGATGACAGTGCAAGCAGCTGCCAACCAACCAGTCCTGGTGAAGATCCCACCCCAAGCCGAGATGGTGGGAAGCCAAATTTTTGAAAACGCTGTGGTGGTGAAGACCACTGCTGCCGTCACCGCAGTGATGGTCAACGACAAACCCACTGCAGCTGACTCCGCTGTCGTTATCCCGGTCCACAGGTGGGGTACGGAATACCACGTGGTCACCCCCAACCCTGGCCCCACCCGCAATGCCCAGTTTGTGGTGGCTGCTTGGGATCAACCCACCACAGTCAACATCCACCTCAACGCTGACATCACCTTCCGTGGACGGCTGCATCGACGTGGCTCCACCCTCACCATCCCACTGGAGCCGTTCCAAGCAGCACAGATCCAAAGTGCAGCCGATCTTTCCGGAACACGGGTGGTGGCACAGAGACCGGTGGCTGTCTTCACTGGTCACACCTGTGTGGGCAGGTTGAGCCGCTGCGATCACGTGGTGGAACAGCTCCACCCTATCACGCAGTGGGGAAAATCCTTCCTTGTGCCACCAGTGCCCTTCCAGGGACAATCCAACCTCATCTACATCACTGCTGCCCAACCAACACGTGTCACAGGTCATGGTGAAGTCACCAAAACCACGCGAGAGATACAACCCAACCACTCTCTGCTCTTTGGCACCCAATCCCCGCAGGGCTTGTTCCTCACTTCTGAAGATGGTGTCCAGGTTTTTCTGTTGGGCAGTGGTGAGAACAGCGGTGCAGTAACCTTTGAGCCCTTTTTTGTCAGCATCCCAGACTCCTACAGTTACTGCAACTCCTACAGCGTTGTTGCACTGGAGGGATATGACAACCGCATCCTCCTAGTGGCCAAGAGAGCagaagcttctggaatactGCTGAACAAGAGGCCATTAGGGAGTGTGGCATGGCAGCAGATCCCTGGGACAGAATATTCATGGGTTGGGATAAATTTGGGAAGCGGATTTGGAATCCATCGTGTGGAGCATGAGACAGCGGCCTTTGGGGTGTGGAACgttgggatgggacaggggaagCGCTatggagcagagggagcttgcGACAGTG ACCCCTGCCGGCAGGTGCAGTGCCGGGATAAGGAGAGCTGTCACCTGGACAAGGGCACGCCTTCCTGCCGCCACGACTACCTGGGCACCTGCACaggctccccatccctgcagtaCCACACCTTTGATGGGGCCTCCGTGTCCCCCcgtggtggctgcaggtacaCCCTGGCCAGGTACTGCGGGGCTGACCCCACCCTGGAACCCTTCACTGTGGAGGAGCAGCGGAGCAAGGATCAATCCAAGAAGCCGTTGGCCAATGTCTTTGTCTATGCCTACAATGTCTCCATCTGTGCTGGTGAGGACAAGCTGGTCCAG GTTAACAACAAACCCACCAATCTTCCAGCCATCCTGGAAGAGGGAAAAGTCCAGATTTTCCAAAATGAAGGTCGTACCATCCTCCAGACAGATTTTGGGCTGCAGGTGACCTATGATGAGGACCAGGTTATCAtggtggcagtgcccagcagctaTTTTGGGGCCAGCTGTGGCCTCTGTGGCAACTTCAATGAGGATACAGATGATGAAGCCATGGTTCCCAATGGTATTCCTGGTGAAGGTGGTGAGGACTGGGCAGAAAGCTGGACAGATCCTTCATGCCAGGAAGATTGTGGAGACCAGGAGACTGCACAGGGCATGGAGGGGTGTG GCATCAAGGCAACCACCAACCCCAGCACCACCATCTCTGCTTGTTTCCACAACAATCGCTCCTACAAGATCCACGAGGAATTCTGGGAAGATGGGAGCTGTCAGAAGCGGTGCCGGTGTGAGGGTCCAGGGACAGTAACTTGCAAGCCAGGGGCATGCAGATCCAACGAGAAATGTGTCATGGTTAATGGCATCGCGAGGTGTACACCCAACAAGCACTACACCTGCATCGGGACGGGTGACCCGCACTACACCACCTTTGACGGGGTGAGGTTTGACTTCCAGGGCTCCTGCATCTACCAgtttgctgctctctgcacccCCAAACCGACTCTGGTCCCCTTCAATGTCACCGTGGAAAACAACCACCGTGGCAGCCGCACTGTGTCCTTCACCAAGACTGTCAACCTGGAGGTCTATGGCACCATCATCAGCATGAGCCAGGAGCACCCACGCAAGGTCAAG GTGGATGGTGCCTTTGTGTCTCTTCCCTTCACCCACCCCCACTTTTCCGTGTTCTACCGTGGCGTCCATGGCTTTGTCACCACTGACTtcggtgtcactgtcacctttGACTGGTACAGCTACGCCCGTGTCATACTCCCCACCACTTACTCTGGTGCTGTCTGTGGCCTCTGTGGCAATGCCAATGGTGACCCCGATGACGACTTTGTCACCCCCGCGGGCCACCGCGCCTCCCATGAGACCCAGCTGGGTGACAGCTGGAAAGTGGGGGACGTCCCCGGGTGCTCAGCTGGTTGTGGCGCAGAGTGCCCGGTGTGTGATGCGGTGAAGGTGCAGCCATACCGCGGGGACAGGTACTGTGGGGTGATTGCCCGAGCAGGGGGACCCTTCCGGGAGTGTCACCGTGTCATCAACCCAGAGCCGTTCCTGCAGGACTGCGCTTTCGATGCCTGTCACTACAAGGGACACCGTGACACTGTTTGTCAAGGTGTCTCTGCCTATGTCACTGCATGCCAGAGTCATGGGGTGGTTGTGGAGACATGGAGGACGGCGGAGTTCTGCG ctcTTTCATGCCCCCCTCACTCCCACTATGAGCTCTGTGGgagcccctgccagcccacCTGCCAAACCCCCTCCGTCCCCACCTCCTGTCCTGCATCTCCTTGCTCTGAGGGCTGTTTCTGCAACACCGGTTATGTCCTCAGCGGCTCTGACTGTGTCCCCCGTTCTGAGTGTGGCTGTGAGTACCTTGGTCACTACTACCAAAAGGATACAGAATTCTACCCCTCATGCCGGGAGCGCTGCCGCTGTGGTGCCAATGGCACAGTGACCTGCCAGGAGGCGTTCTGTGGTGCCCACGAGGAATGCCGGGTGGAAGATGGTGTGCTGGGATGTCACCCCACTGGTTATGGCCGGTTGGTTGTGTCAGGAGATCCCCACTATGTCACCTTTGATGGACGCACCTTCAATATCCCGGGATCCTGCACCTACATTCTGGCGCGGGTGTGCGAGCCAGCACGACGATTGGTCAACTTCACAGTGTTGGTGGAGCATGAGGCAGGCAGTCACGCTGACCCAGTGCTGATAAGGAGGGTGGTGGTATCCATCCACGGGTACACCGTCACCATGGAGCGGGGACGGAAGTGGGAGGTGATG GTGGACTTGGAGCGCTACACCCTCCCGCTGGTGACAGAGGACAAGAACCTCCGAATTGGCCAAGAGGGGAATAACATCATCCTTCACACTGCTGCAGGAATCCGCATCCTCTACAACACAGCCACCTTCCTCCTCATCACTGTCCCGGACATCTACCGTGGCCGACTCTGCGGCTTGGGCGGCGACTATGACGGAGATCCCAGTGATGACTTCCGGCTGCCCAATGGGGCACTAGTGGAAAACACCCAGGAATTTGTCACCTCCTGGAAGGTTCCAGAGAAGGACCGAGCGTGCAGTGATGGCTGCGATGACGGTGTGTGCAGCAGGTGTGATGTCGCCAAGGAGGCGATGTACGGCAGGAACGGATCCTGTGGGATCATCCGTGACGCAGCAGGGCCATTCCGGGGGTGCCACCCATGCGTTAGCCCCGTGGAGTATTTCACCCACTGCGTCCATGACGTCTGCGCCGCCAGCGGGGACCGCGCTGCCTTGTGCCACGCGCTGCAGGCGTACGCCGCTGCTTGCCAAGCTGCTGGCGCTACGGTCGGAGCGTGGAGGACAAAGGAGTTCTGCC ccctgtcctgcccccCAAACAGCCACTATGAGCTCTGCACCCGCACCTGTGATCTCAcctgtgctgccctggtggGCCCCGCCCGCTGCAGCTGGGGGTGCTTTGAGGGGTGTCAGTGTGACGAGGGGTTCGTCTTCGATGGGGACACCTGCGTGTCACCCGAGCGCTGTGGCTGCCTCCACAGGGGACGCTACCTCAAG GCAGGTGAGACTGTCACCTTCAACAACTGCTCCAAGGAATGCCATTGTCACCCATCACGGGGACTGGTGTGCCGGGAcacacagtgtccccaggaCCAGGTGTGCATCACCCGTGACGGGGCACAGGTGTGTGCCAGGATGGAAGGCCACTGCCGGGTCACACCTGGAGCCACCATGACCACCTTCGATGGTGCCACTGGGCCCTTGCTGGCCAGTGGCACCTACAAGGTGTCAGCCCTCTGCGATGAGGAGGTCCCAGATTGGTTCAAGGTGGTGGTGGAGGTCAGCGACTGTCATGACACCAACGTCCCCGCAGCCACGGCTGCCATCGTCTTTGTCCGCGAGGGCGTTGTCAGCGTCAATGGCAACATGGAGGTGTGG GTCAATGGCCTCTTCACCCGGCCTCCCACCACCATCTCTGACTCCATCTTTGTAGCATCATCCCCTGAGAATGTCACCATCAGCCACCGCTCTGGGATGTCCCTCACCATCACCCGGGATGGGGAGGCAACCATCACTGTCACCTCAGGCCTGGCCTCCCGTCTCTGTGGCCCCTGTGGGAATTTCAATGGAAACCCCAGAGATGACCTGAAGCTTCCAGACGGACGTGATGCCCAGAGTGTTGGAGAAGTGGTGGACATGTGGAAATCCCGGGATTTTGCTGGGTG CGACTGA